Genomic window (Onychomys torridus chromosome 5, mOncTor1.1, whole genome shotgun sequence):
AGCCCTGGATACTTCTTCCCATGTAGGAAAACTTGACATCCTGTTTCTCCTACAGCTCATATTGGGTGATTCATCCTGTCCCTTCTGGGTTGCTGAAATAGTTTTGACTGTTCTTTCTGTTAGACCCGCTTTTTTACTTTACAGTGTTTGTGGGTAACTGTCACAGGTCTCAGCTCAGCCTGTAATAAGAcagaaaaagctgggtggtggtggtacctgcctttaaGGCTAccattcaggaggtagaagcaggtggatctctgcaagtttgaggccagcctggtctacacagtcagttccaggacagctaaggaaAAGACTGGAAGAACGTAGATAGAAGTGGAAGCCAGAGCTAAAGGATAAAGTAGGtggcctgtgtatgtgtgtttgtgtgggacaGGAGGTCCCCTGAACACAAAGCACCAGTGTAGGTTATGAAAGTGCAGAGATCATGGCCTACAACAAGCACTGGCCCTGCACTGCATGTGGCGAGTCAAAAAGACTCGAACAGGGCACACTGCCAGGCCTGCTCTGCCTCTAGGCACGTGTGGCACAGGCAAAGAACAAGCCTGAGTCATAGTGCAAGGGTTTCTGTATCCAGCACAGAAAGATGAGTGTGGAGACAGCTGTTGGGTGAGGAGTGACCTACTGGGAACACTgtccccccgcccccctcccACACTCCACCTGAGACCCAGGACACCAACCACCGTACGGCAGGAGCACAGGGTCTCATGATACTTGTTTCTTGGGGCAGTGGAGAATTCCGGATGAATAACCAGGCCTGGGCTTTTCTCCGGTTTGCCGGGGACCATGTTTTCTAGACCCGTGTGTTATAATTTCTAATGTCTACAGATGGAGAGGCATTATTAGTATTTCTCACTAACAGACACTCCTTACTCCCCTTCCCTAAGATGATGGGGCTGGAGCCTAGGACCTCACACACTCTATCTCGTCATTAAATATACCTGAATTGTATTGATGTTGGTGTGTGGTAACTGATGGGGTCCCAGAAATTCCCTTAATGACATCTAAATGGTATTTAGCTTTTTCCCTGGAGGGCCATACTCTGGAACTGTTATGCTTTAGggtaatgttaaaaaaaaaaaaaaagaaagaaagaaagaaaaaagaaaaacaaaacccacctccTTCATCCTGTCTttatccactttaaaaaaaaaatggtttttcatGCAGTAAAGTGGGTCAGTGACTCAGCCACCGCCCCATGTGCCACACTGGAAAGGGAGGTGATTAAGGAGAGTCCAACTGCCTGGAGTCTTCTACTtaagaaaattagagaaaactCCATCCTAAAGAAACCTACCCAGTGGGGAATAATTCAGCAATCCTGTCTCCAGGACAGTAACACTCACCGTCTGTCcgctcctctctcctccctggtcTGTACAGACCTCTCTATTCCCAGTTCCTTTTCTTAGAGTTTCTAAACACACCATagttttgaaaaccaaaacatgaatattttggtttttctctcaTCCTGGGGAAGCTGCCACTCCACATTAAGTGAAAGGTAGAATACCTGTTTGTACCGTGGATGCTTTTGTGTGCGCATGTTCGTGAGTGTGTCGGGTCAAGAGTCCCAGGTTGACCTCGGGAGTCCGCCTCCttcactctccaccttagtttcTGATTCAGGACctctcactgagcccagagctcatCAATTAGGCTAGGCTCTCTGGCAATGAGCCCTAGGGCTCTTCTTCCCTATGTGTTGTGTTCCCAAGCATCCCTGCttttctggagttacaggtatgcGTGCTTCTGCACCTGGCCTTTTACATGCATGCCCAAACCAGGTCCTTTTGGTTATACAGGGAGCACCCTACCCCACTGAGACATCTATCTCCCCAGTCTCTACCTCAAGACACTTCAGTAgccttttctcttcccatccGATCAAGTGCAATGGAGCCCGTGCTGTGTCTGTCACCAACACTTTATTGAAACTGGCAACATACACACTTTATAATAGAGCAAAAATAATGTTCCATATGTACAGCCTCTGTGGGGGCTATCTGACTATACACCAGGCAGAGTGAGGGCATCAAGTCTTCAGCGTGTGCACACAAGGACACCAGACAGACACTGTGTGCACACTACAGTGAAATGACATCAGAGGTCCAGTGGAAATTCGGCATGGTACCAACAGCATCCTCCTCCACGCACAGCTCGGTCAGTAGTCATTTACCTGGAGTCCGAGGCTGAGATAGGTTGTGTGGCTATGAATCTCTTGAGCGAGACCACCTCTGCAGATAAGTTTGCCATCCCCTGCTTCAAATATAAATTCTCAGCCTCGGAAACCTTATAGCCACTGTCTTTGACTTCCATCACTCCTGTTTTGAAGCTACTCTGAGTTTTGCCATTCAGTTCTTTGTGATGCCAATGTTCCGATTTGAGGGACCAATCTTGAATGTTCGTTACCTGCACCGAGAAAGGAGTGAGGGAGGAATGGACCATACCTGGGGTGCCATGCTTCTCCAGGTCAAAGTGTCTTTTGGCCATCACATCTGCAGGTGAGGAGAGTTTCTGCATGCCTTCAAACTCGCTGTCCAAAGCCTCCACTTTGATCTGCATGGCCTTGGCTTTAATTCGGAGCTTGTGTGGCAAGGCAGAAGGGTTTACTTCTGGAACCTTCACCACTGTGGCGTGCACCCGCTGAAGCTCCACCGGAGAGTGGATGGGGCCCTTGGGGACCTGCTGCTCATCTTCCCCATCAGAGGACTTGCCCACAACACCCTCGTCAGCCTCTGAGGTTCTTGGGGAGTTGCTGGTGGACCCATGGACCTGCAGGAGGGGTGGGGAATGGGAGAAGGTGGAGAAAGAGCTTCCCATGTAGCTCTGGTAGATGGAGGTGGAATAGGCTCCCCGCTCCTCCCTGGACTCCCTGGCAAAGCTCTCCAACTCCACGGGCTCCTGCTTGATCACAGGGAACTTGTTCTCAGGGCTCCGGCAGCCACCCTGAGCGGGACTTTCCTGTGTGTGCTCCACAGAGGACACCTCGGACACATCGGACAGAGAGCTCTGAGGAGAGTGTTTGATGACCGAGATGCAGCTCCCAGCTACCATTGTGGGTTCATGCTCATCCACAAACGAGTTCACAGCAGCCTTGGATGTCTGGTAGTCCTGGAAGTACACAGCTGTGGAATTACTGAGTTTCTGGATTTCTTGGGCATACGCTGTGGAGCTAATTAAACCGAACTTTAATTTGAGAGACAGCAGCTCGGCTTTTAAAGTGGCGTTTTCTTCCCCCAGTGCAATCAGCTTGTTCTCCAAAACCAGGTCGTTGAGCCGACGCTTCTCCCGAGACCTCTTGGCTGCCTCGTTATTTTTCCTCCGCTTCTCCCAGTACATGGCATCCTTCTTCTCGTCGGGAATGAACTCCCGTTTCCTCCGACACGCGGAGGACTTGCTCTTCCCCACACTCCCTTCATTCAGGAGCAGATCTTCACTCGAGGCCAGGTCCTCTGCCGCCTCGGCTAAGGCAGTGTTCAGCACCATCATCTTGTCTGAGCTGCTGGCAGGATCCAGGGGGGCAGGCTCCTTTTTGATGGTCTGCATTTTCCTCAGCTGCATCAGAAAGGACCTTACCCTACAGACCCGTGGAGGGGGATCACTTTCCCAGTGTTCTTTCCATCAACACTTCTTCTGTGGTCCAGTCCAGGATAAATCTGTCACGTGCCTTTCTGAAGTGGAGTGAGGTCCTATTGGTTATCTGCAATAAAGGAGAACACCGTGAGTCCCCTGGGCAGATGTGTGCCAGCTGCTGTAAGGGGGGGGGTGCTGTGCTAAGCAGTCAGGGAGAATGGGCTCCAGTGTGGCTCAGGTCTTTATAAAGAGTGAGCAAGCTGGAAAAAGGCATGAATACACAAACACTTCCACTTCAGCGGCAAAGGACCTCTTTGCAGGGACTGTGTGGTCCAGGAAAGTGAGGAAATGAGTTATTCAGTCACTTACTTACTCACCCAGTCACTAAATCTGTCGCTCAgtcacccccctccccacccttccctccctccctccctccctccctcccttccttcctccttccctccaccaACCCATCCTTGGATCCATCTAATCCCTCCCTCTAGTCCCTCACATCCATCTATCcactcttttctcccttccctctgctctaGGTCAGATAGAAGAAAGTGGTGTTTAAGAGATGAAAAGGCCACATGGAGGATTCAGGATGATTCATTACAGGGAGGAAATGACAGATAGCCTATCAATGGTGAGTTGCTAACCAGAACCCGCGCTGTCCTGCTTCAGAATGACAATAGATGACATGGCTACCATCTGTTAACCTGCCACCCCACCCATGAGGGCCTGGTGGTCCCCAGTCTCCCCTGGGGACTCCTCTGGCCTCAACATCAAGATGCTACACTTATATAGTTATAAGATCTGAAATGCAAAGGCCCTTCAGGCTCACTGAGCAGACTTTTAAGATTGACAACCAGAGTGCTTTTGGGGGTCCTAAAATCTCAACTTTGGTCTAAAACAGTTACTAttcagagggatttttttttttttttttttttaaacagagccCTCTTGAAAGTTAAGATTACTTCAAAACTAGAGAATATAATTATGGAAAGAACTTTTTTCAATCTTGCTAATTAGgttcaattaaaatataagaatCTAAAATAGAATCATCAACTGCTTTTCACACCCATgagtaaaatatttataatatgaattgggtcttactgtgtgtgtgtgtgtgtgtgaaagaggggggagagtgtgtgtgtgtgaatgtgcaggAGGATGGAACTAGGGGagtgctaggtaagcattctactcCAGGCTTTGCCACAAGATAATAAATCCTTATTATATGCCAATGACTCTCTCTCATGGTGCTTTTGGGTCTCTACAAAGCAAAGATGCACACAACCTGCACACACCATTCCACAATTCCCCCCTTCAAGGTGTTGCTCGTCCCAACACATTTCAATTGTGTGTTTTCGCTTCATGCCAGTATTTCTCACTCTTTGTGCATCTCCAGAGGTGTGCCTGTGCAactgaaggtcagaggtcaacctcaggtgtcattcctcaggctctgtccatcttggtttttgacacagagtctttCACCTAGAACTTGCcttgtaggctaggctggctagcctgTGAGCtacagggatcttcctgtctctagctCCTTAATCACCTGAACTACTAACTGAGCCCCACAACACTAGCttctttttaacatgggttctggggaccagaaCTCCATGCTTGTGTGGTGAATACCAAcacaactaagccatctcctcagctctctcACTCACAACACTGCCTGTTGCTTCTGTCTTTTCCACGGCAGCAAGAATGTCAAGGTCCTAAAGACTGAGGTGTCACACAAGGCTCTGTCCATCAAATTGGGCCAGCACACAGGGAGCAGCTGCCCTACTCAAGGAAGCCCAAGGGTTACTAGCAGCAGGCTTCTGTTTGCTCTGTGACAATGACACCCTGATAGGCACCACCTCAAGAGAGTGATACCACAGGCCAAAAGACAGCCTTTCATCCTTTAGTGAAAAATACGATCTCCTATCACCTCTGTACAGGCCTTCTCTTCCCATCTGGAAACACTGCCCTCTGCACAGTGCAGGGAATGCTCCTCACACAGCAGTAGGCTTGCAGTCACCCAGGTCAGTCCTCACCCCTTAAGTGAACTGAGCCAGTGGCAAAGCTGGGAGAAGAAAGTACAGCCAAGGAAGGAGGCTGACCCTGGCCTTTCCTGGGTACTAGTTTTTAAATACCACACAGGCCCTtccacaccatttttttttttttggagcggGGGACTATCTTTTCTTGATTTGCTACTATTTTCCTCCATGTACTTACTTACCTCGGTTCTTCCTTAAAATATGCATTATATTTCATCTATCACCATCTGTGAGTTCCTCTCCCTGTGGGTCTCACAATTTCTCCACAGAGCTGAGCTCAGAGATATTTTACACCTTCCTGCCCCCAAAGTGTTCATCATGTGACTGCATGGATTTggtagggagagagaaagagagaatgaatgagtgtgtgtgtgtgtgtgtgtgtgtgtgtgtgtgtgtgtgtgtgtgtgatggcaggCCGCCATAGCAGGCCACCATGGCCAAGCTGAACTGTTT
Coding sequences:
- the Nfil3 gene encoding nuclear factor interleukin-3-regulated protein — encoded protein: MQLRKMQTIKKEPAPLDPASSSDKMMVLNTALAEAAEDLASSEDLLLNEGSVGKSKSSACRRKREFIPDEKKDAMYWEKRRKNNEAAKRSREKRRLNDLVLENKLIALGEENATLKAELLSLKLKFGLISSTAYAQEIQKLSNSTAVYFQDYQTSKAAVNSFVDEHEPTMVAGSCISVIKHSPQSSLSDVSEVSSVEHTQESPAQGGCRSPENKFPVIKQEPVELESFARESREERGAYSTSIYQSYMGSSFSTFSHSPPLLQVHGSTSNSPRTSEADEGVVGKSSDGEDEQQVPKGPIHSPVELQRVHATVVKVPEVNPSALPHKLRIKAKAMQIKVEALDSEFEGMQKLSSPADVMAKRHFDLEKHGTPGMVHSSLTPFSVQVTNIQDWSLKSEHWHHKELNGKTQSSFKTGVMEVKDSGYKVSEAENLYLKQGMANLSAEVVSLKRFIATQPISASDSR